In Simplicispira sp. 125, one DNA window encodes the following:
- the mnmH gene encoding tRNA 2-selenouridine(34) synthase MnmH → MSHRSPVRVQDRHAFDALIDARSPAEYALDHLPGAINCPVLDDEERRIVGTLYKQQGAFEARRVGGAMVAANLARHLREQFADKSAAWKPLVYCWRGGMRSGSMVTWLRMVGWDAQQLAGGYKSWRRHVIERIDALAPQLPLRVLCGPTGSAKTRVLQALAARGAQMLDLEAYARHRGSVLGAWPGVAQPSQTAFETLLAQALEPLDMQRPIFVEAESSRIGRVSVPQALVQRLRASPCIEIQATPSVRLEFLLRDYANLGDDPAALATQLGTLRELHGRQTIDRWQAWAMEGALAPLFSELMALHYDPLYARSQNAHLFQWPQRQTVQAADLSPSGIDTLAEQVLALPAKIE, encoded by the coding sequence ATGAGCCACCGCAGCCCTGTGCGCGTGCAAGACCGACATGCGTTCGACGCACTGATTGACGCCCGCTCTCCGGCCGAATACGCGCTGGACCACTTGCCCGGCGCCATCAATTGCCCGGTGCTCGATGACGAGGAGCGGCGCATCGTGGGCACGCTGTACAAACAGCAAGGCGCCTTCGAGGCACGGCGTGTGGGCGGTGCTATGGTTGCGGCCAACCTGGCGCGCCACCTGCGCGAGCAGTTTGCCGACAAGTCCGCTGCCTGGAAGCCGTTGGTGTACTGCTGGCGCGGCGGCATGCGCAGCGGCTCGATGGTGACCTGGCTGCGCATGGTGGGCTGGGATGCGCAGCAACTGGCCGGGGGCTACAAATCCTGGCGGCGCCATGTGATCGAGCGCATTGACGCCCTGGCACCCCAACTGCCACTGCGCGTGCTGTGCGGTCCCACCGGCAGCGCCAAGACGCGGGTGCTGCAGGCCCTGGCCGCACGCGGCGCGCAGATGTTGGACCTGGAGGCCTATGCCCGGCACCGCGGCTCGGTGCTGGGCGCATGGCCCGGCGTGGCGCAACCATCGCAAACGGCGTTCGAGACCTTGCTCGCGCAGGCCCTGGAGCCGCTAGACATGCAACGCCCGATCTTTGTGGAAGCCGAAAGCAGCCGCATCGGCCGTGTGTCGGTACCGCAAGCGCTGGTACAGCGCCTGCGCGCTAGCCCCTGCATTGAAATCCAGGCGACGCCCTCGGTGCGCCTGGAGTTTTTGCTGCGCGACTATGCCAACCTGGGCGACGACCCGGCGGCCCTGGCAACACAGCTGGGTACCCTGCGCGAGTTGCATGGCAGGCAGACCATCGACCGCTGGCAAGCCTGGGCCATGGAGGGCGCACTGGCACCCCTGTTTTCCGAACTGATGGCCTTGCATTACGACCCACTCTACGCACGGTCGCAAAACGCACATTTGTTCCAGTGGCCGCAGCGGCAGACCGTGCAGGCGGCGGATTTGTCGCCCAGCGGCATTGACACGCTGGCAGAGCAGGTG
- the selD gene encoding selenide, water dikinase SelD, whose amino-acid sequence MNDFSPVIEETVKLTQFAHGGGCGCKIAPGLLREILARAPQGLVPPELLVGTETSDDAAVYRLNDQQALVATTDFFTPIVDDPYDFGRIAATNALSDIYAMGATPILALALVGMPIAKLAPEVIGRVLEGGAAVCREAGIPIAGGHSIDVLEPIYGLVALGLVHPQRVLRNAAARDGDVLVLGKPLGVGVLSAALKKGVLDAEGYAEMLCHTTQLNRVGVALAQIDGVHAMTDVTGFGLAGHLLEICRGSQLSAHIDLASLPLIASAVAWAKDGLATGASGRNWAAYGAEVHWPETAHEWQRTLLTDPQTSGGLLVGCAPGAVDAVLRAFHGDGFAQAAIVGRMQSDMAGQGPRLHCT is encoded by the coding sequence ATGAATGACTTCTCACCCGTGATCGAGGAAACCGTCAAGCTCACCCAGTTCGCCCACGGCGGAGGGTGTGGCTGCAAAATTGCGCCGGGCTTGCTGCGTGAGATTTTGGCACGCGCACCGCAGGGCCTGGTGCCGCCCGAACTGCTGGTAGGCACCGAGACCAGTGACGACGCCGCTGTATACCGCCTGAACGACCAGCAAGCACTGGTGGCAACCACGGATTTTTTTACACCCATTGTTGATGACCCGTATGACTTTGGCCGCATTGCCGCGACCAATGCGCTGTCCGACATCTACGCCATGGGTGCCACGCCCATCCTCGCACTGGCGCTTGTGGGCATGCCCATCGCCAAGCTGGCGCCCGAGGTCATAGGCCGCGTACTCGAAGGCGGCGCCGCCGTATGCCGCGAGGCCGGTATCCCCATCGCAGGGGGACACAGCATCGACGTGCTTGAACCCATCTACGGCCTGGTCGCCCTGGGCCTGGTGCACCCGCAGCGCGTACTCCGCAATGCCGCTGCACGGGATGGCGATGTGCTGGTGCTGGGCAAGCCCCTGGGGGTGGGCGTGCTTTCTGCTGCCTTGAAAAAAGGAGTGCTGGACGCTGAGGGCTATGCCGAAATGCTGTGCCACACCACCCAGCTCAACCGTGTGGGCGTGGCACTGGCGCAGATTGACGGTGTGCACGCCATGACCGATGTGACCGGCTTTGGCCTGGCGGGGCATCTGCTGGAGATCTGCCGAGGTTCGCAGTTGTCTGCTCACATCGATTTGGCGAGCCTGCCGCTGATTGCCAGTGCTGTGGCTTGGGCCAAAGACGGCCTTGCCACGGGTGCATCGGGCCGCAACTGGGCCGCCTACGGTGCCGAGGTGCATTGGCCTGAGACTGCGCACGAATGGCAGCGCACCCTGCTCACCGATCCGCAAACCAGCGGCGGCCTGTTAGTGGGCTGCGCGCCGGGCGCTGTGGATGCCGTGCTGCGCGCTTTTCATGGCGATGGTTTCGCGCAAGCGGCCATCGTGGGGCGCATGCAGTCTGATATGGCGGGGCAGGGGCCACGGCTGCATTGCACCTAA
- a CDS encoding stomatin-like protein, with the protein MEIAIVLLVIAVIFIARSVKVVPQQNAWVKERLGKYAGTLTPGLNILVPFIDRVAYKHSLKEIPLDVPSQICITRDNTQLQVDGILYFQVTDPMRASYGSSNYIMAVTQLAQTSLRSVIGKLELDKTFEERDIINAQVVQAIDEAALNWGVKVLRYEIKDLTPPKEILHAMQAQITAERGKRALIAASEGRRQEQINIATGEREAFIARSEGEKQAVINKAQGEAASITAVADATAHAIERIAAAIRQPGGQEAVQLKVAEKAVEAYSKVASDATTTLIVPSNMTEVSALIGSAMKMVQASTKTA; encoded by the coding sequence ATGGAAATCGCCATCGTCCTCCTTGTCATCGCAGTGATCTTCATTGCACGCTCTGTCAAGGTGGTGCCCCAGCAGAACGCCTGGGTGAAAGAACGCCTGGGCAAATATGCAGGCACCCTCACGCCGGGCCTGAACATCCTGGTGCCCTTTATCGACCGCGTGGCCTACAAGCACAGCCTGAAGGAAATCCCGCTCGATGTGCCCAGCCAGATCTGCATCACGCGCGACAACACGCAGCTGCAAGTCGATGGCATCCTGTATTTCCAGGTCACCGACCCCATGCGCGCCAGCTACGGATCAAGCAACTACATCATGGCGGTGACCCAGCTGGCACAGACATCACTGCGCTCGGTGATCGGCAAGCTGGAGCTGGACAAGACCTTTGAAGAACGCGACATCATCAACGCCCAGGTCGTCCAAGCCATTGATGAGGCCGCACTGAACTGGGGCGTAAAGGTACTGCGCTACGAAATCAAGGATCTGACCCCACCGAAGGAAATCCTGCACGCCATGCAGGCGCAAATCACCGCAGAGCGAGGAAAGCGCGCACTGATCGCCGCCTCCGAAGGCCGCCGCCAAGAACAGATCAACATCGCCACCGGCGAACGCGAAGCCTTCATTGCCCGCTCAGAAGGTGAAAAACAGGCCGTCATCAACAAGGCCCAGGGCGAAGCTGCCTCGATCACCGCCGTAGCAGACGCTACAGCACATGCTATCGAACGGATCGCCGCAGCGATTCGCCAACCGGGCGGACAAGAGGCCGTGCAGCTCAAGGTTGCAGAGAAAGCCGTCGAGGCTTACAGCAAAGTGGCCTCCGACGCCACCACCACCCTCATCGTACCCAGCAACATGACCGAGGTATCGGCGCTGATCGGCTCAGCCATGAAGATGGTGCAGGCCAGCACAAAAACTGCCTGA
- a CDS encoding NfeD family protein — translation MEESTIWWLLAGGVIVAELLTGTFYLLMVALGLAAAALVAHTGLPLTGQIVTAAAVGGGAVVAWHYAKRRRPGDPSARADRSVNLDVGETIVIDSWNADGTTTVKYRGATWTAIHRPGVTPSTGMHRVAELVGSRLLVDPL, via the coding sequence ATGGAGGAATCCACCATCTGGTGGTTGCTGGCGGGAGGTGTGATCGTTGCCGAGCTGCTCACCGGTACTTTTTACCTGCTGATGGTGGCCCTGGGTCTGGCTGCAGCCGCCCTGGTGGCCCACACGGGCCTGCCTTTGACGGGCCAAATCGTCACGGCTGCCGCAGTCGGTGGCGGCGCTGTCGTAGCCTGGCACTACGCCAAAAGAAGGCGCCCCGGCGATCCATCGGCCCGCGCCGACCGCAGCGTGAACCTGGACGTCGGCGAAACGATCGTCATCGACAGCTGGAACGCCGACGGCACCACCACCGTGAAATACCGGGGCGCCACCTGGACAGCCATCCATCGCCCCGGTGTCACCCCTTCCACGGGCATGCACCGGGTCGCAGAGCTGGTGGGCAGCCGCCTGCTCGTCGATCCGCTATAA
- a CDS encoding arginine/lysine/ornithine decarboxylase translates to MKFRFPIIIIDEDYRSENTSGLGIRALAQAIEAEGFEVVGVTSYGDLSQFAQQQSRASAFILSIDDEEFTVGEGLDPIVLSLRNFIGEVRRKNTEVPIYVHGETKTSRHLPNDILRELHGFIHMFEDTPEFVAKHIIREAKSYLEGVKPPFFKALLDYAEDGSYSWHCPGHSGGVAFLKSPVGQMYHQFYGENMLRADVCNAVEELGQLLDHNGAIGESERNAARIFNADHCFFVTNGTSTSNKMVWHHTVAPGDVVVVDRNCHKSILHSIIMTGAIPVFMKPTRNHFGIIGPIPQSEFEPATIQAKIKANPLLKGVDAKKVKPRVLTLTQSTYDGVLYNTETIKGMLDGYVDNLHFDEAWLPHAAFHPFYGSYHAMGKKRARPQHSVTYATQSIHKLLAGISQASHVLVQDSQTTKLDRHLFNEAYLMHTSTSPQYSIIASCDVAAAMMEPPGGTALVEESILEALDFRRAMRQVEAEFGKKDWWFKVWGPEKLVAEGIGRAEDWIIRSDSKSKKAGSKWHGFGQLADGFNMLDPIKSTIVTPGLSLDGKFDKTGIPASIVTKYLAEHGVVVEKTGLYSFFIMFTIGITKGRWNTLLTALQQFKDDYEKNQPMWRILPEFCQQHKRYERMGLQDLCQHVHEMYAKYDIARLTTEMYLSDLTPAMKPSDAFSHIAHRTTERVEIDHLEGRITVGLVTPYPPGIPLLIPGEVFNKKIVDYLKFAREFAKLCPGFETDIHGLVEVEDESGQVRYYADCVADSNAPKNPKPLATAKNLVQVGDDGPYGRNV, encoded by the coding sequence ATGAAATTTCGTTTTCCTATCATCATCATCGATGAAGACTATCGCTCCGAGAATACCTCGGGTCTTGGTATCCGCGCGCTTGCGCAGGCCATTGAGGCCGAGGGGTTCGAGGTGGTGGGCGTCACCAGCTATGGTGACCTGTCGCAGTTTGCGCAGCAGCAAAGCCGGGCCAGTGCTTTCATTCTGTCGATTGACGATGAAGAGTTCACTGTAGGTGAAGGGCTGGACCCCATCGTGCTGAGCCTGCGCAACTTCATTGGTGAGGTGCGCCGCAAGAATACCGAAGTGCCGATTTACGTGCACGGCGAGACCAAGACCAGCCGCCATTTGCCCAACGACATCCTGCGCGAGCTGCACGGCTTTATCCACATGTTCGAGGACACCCCCGAATTCGTGGCCAAGCACATCATCCGAGAGGCCAAGAGCTACCTTGAAGGCGTTAAGCCACCGTTCTTCAAGGCGCTGCTGGACTACGCCGAAGACGGCTCCTATTCATGGCATTGCCCCGGTCATTCGGGCGGCGTGGCATTTTTGAAAAGCCCCGTGGGCCAGATGTACCACCAGTTCTATGGTGAGAACATGTTGCGCGCTGACGTGTGCAATGCCGTGGAAGAACTGGGCCAGCTGCTGGACCACAACGGTGCCATCGGCGAGAGCGAACGCAATGCCGCGCGCATCTTCAACGCCGACCACTGCTTCTTCGTGACCAACGGCACATCTACTAGCAACAAGATGGTGTGGCACCACACCGTGGCGCCGGGCGACGTGGTGGTGGTGGACCGCAACTGCCACAAGTCCATCCTGCACAGCATCATCATGACCGGGGCCATCCCCGTGTTCATGAAGCCGACGCGCAACCACTTCGGCATCATCGGGCCGATTCCGCAGAGCGAGTTCGAGCCGGCCACCATCCAGGCCAAGATCAAGGCCAACCCGCTGCTCAAGGGCGTGGACGCGAAAAAAGTCAAGCCGCGCGTGCTCACGCTTACGCAGAGCACTTACGACGGCGTGCTCTACAACACCGAGACCATCAAGGGCATGCTCGATGGCTACGTGGACAACCTGCACTTTGACGAGGCCTGGCTGCCGCACGCGGCCTTCCACCCGTTCTATGGCAGCTACCACGCCATGGGCAAGAAGCGCGCGCGCCCCCAGCATTCGGTGACCTACGCCACGCAGTCCATCCACAAGCTGCTGGCCGGCATCAGCCAGGCCAGCCATGTGCTGGTGCAGGACTCGCAGACCACCAAGCTCGACCGCCACCTGTTCAACGAGGCCTACCTGATGCACACCAGCACCAGCCCTCAGTACAGCATCATCGCCAGCTGCGATGTGGCGGCCGCCATGATGGAGCCGCCCGGCGGCACCGCGCTGGTGGAAGAGAGCATTCTCGAAGCGCTCGACTTCCGCCGCGCCATGCGCCAAGTCGAAGCCGAGTTTGGCAAGAAAGACTGGTGGTTCAAGGTCTGGGGGCCAGAAAAACTGGTGGCAGAAGGTATTGGCCGCGCCGAAGACTGGATCATCCGCAGCGACAGCAAGAGCAAGAAAGCCGGCAGCAAGTGGCATGGCTTTGGCCAGTTGGCCGATGGCTTCAACATGCTCGACCCGATCAAATCGACCATCGTTACGCCAGGCCTGAGCCTGGACGGCAAGTTCGACAAGACCGGTATTCCAGCGTCCATCGTCACCAAGTACCTGGCCGAGCATGGCGTGGTGGTGGAGAAGACAGGGCTCTACAGCTTCTTCATCATGTTCACCATCGGCATCACCAAGGGCCGCTGGAACACCTTGCTGACCGCACTGCAGCAGTTCAAGGACGACTATGAGAAGAACCAGCCCATGTGGCGCATCCTTCCCGAGTTCTGCCAGCAGCACAAACGCTATGAGCGCATGGGCTTGCAGGACCTGTGCCAGCATGTGCATGAGATGTACGCCAAGTACGACATTGCGCGCCTGACCACCGAGATGTACCTGTCGGATCTGACCCCGGCCATGAAGCCGTCGGATGCGTTCTCACACATCGCGCACCGCACAACCGAGCGCGTGGAAATCGACCACCTGGAGGGCCGCATCACCGTGGGCTTGGTCACACCGTACCCTCCGGGCATTCCGCTGCTGATTCCGGGCGAGGTGTTCAACAAGAAAATCGTGGACTATCTCAAGTTCGCCCGCGAATTCGCCAAGCTGTGCCCTGGCTTCGAGACAGATATCCACGGCCTGGTCGAGGTCGAAGATGAATCTGGACAGGTGCGCTATTACGCCGACTGCGTGGCGGACAGCAACGCGCCGAAGAACCCCAAGCCTTTGGCCACCGCCAAGAATCTGGTGCAGGTAGGTGACGATGGGCCCTACGGTCGCAACGTCTGA
- a CDS encoding DNA ligase has translation MRRRHCLTWLALSALPGIGVYAADAPALLLATVYRPGMLLADYWVSEKYDGVRGYWDGHTLRTRGGETVAAPAWFTTGWPSTPMDGELWAGRGRFAHAQSTTRQQRPDDTAWRAMRFMVFDLPQNAGTFDERIPALNAVVERIGQPWVQAVAQKRVATDTALQALLQRTVRAGGEGLMLHRGSSRYQSGRSDDLVKVKTHEDAEARVIAHLPGKGRHTGRMGALLVEMPSGQRFRLGAGFTDTQRQTPPPEGSWVTYRFRGTHDGGLPRFASFVRMREDMPH, from the coding sequence ATGCGCCGCAGACACTGTCTGACTTGGCTGGCACTGTCCGCCCTGCCCGGCATTGGGGTCTATGCCGCGGATGCGCCAGCCTTGCTGCTGGCGACTGTGTACCGGCCAGGCATGTTGCTGGCCGACTACTGGGTGAGCGAAAAATACGACGGCGTACGCGGCTACTGGGACGGGCACACGCTGCGCACCAGGGGTGGTGAAACGGTGGCAGCGCCAGCATGGTTCACCACCGGCTGGCCTTCGACGCCCATGGACGGCGAACTGTGGGCCGGGCGTGGGCGCTTTGCGCATGCCCAGTCCACCACCCGCCAGCAGCGGCCTGACGACACCGCCTGGCGGGCCATGCGCTTCATGGTCTTTGACTTGCCCCAAAACGCGGGCACCTTCGACGAACGGATTCCCGCGCTCAACGCTGTGGTCGAACGCATCGGCCAGCCCTGGGTGCAAGCGGTGGCACAAAAGCGGGTCGCGACCGACACAGCGCTCCAGGCCCTTTTGCAACGCACTGTGCGCGCGGGCGGCGAAGGACTGATGCTGCACCGGGGCAGCTCGCGGTACCAGTCAGGCCGCAGCGACGATCTGGTCAAGGTCAAAACCCACGAAGATGCAGAAGCCCGCGTCATTGCCCACCTCCCAGGCAAAGGTCGCCACACCGGGCGCATGGGGGCTTTGCTGGTGGAGATGCCATCAGGCCAGCGGTTTCGACTGGGAGCCGGTTTCACAGACACACAACGACAGACGCCACCCCCGGAGGGAAGCTGGGTGACGTACCGCTTTCGCGGTACGCACGACGGCGGATTGCCGCGCTTTGCCAGTTTTGTGCGGATGCGCGAAGACATGCCACACTGA
- the fabI gene encoding enoyl-ACP reductase FabI translates to MGFLTGKKLLITGVLSNRSIAYGIARACHQQGAELAFSYVGERFKDRITDFAAEFDSKLIFDCDVASDEQIERMFTDLAQAWPKFDGFVHSIGFAPREAIAGNFLEGLSREGFRIAHDISAYSFPAMAKAALPYLNDKSSLLTLSYLGALRSIPNYNTMGLAKASLEASVRYLAEAVGRTEDGRAIRANGISAGPIKTLAASGIKDFGKLLGRVADAAPLRRNVTIEDVGNVAAFLLSDLASGMTAEITYVDGGFSQTAGLSADQV, encoded by the coding sequence ATGGGTTTTCTGACCGGCAAGAAGCTGCTCATCACGGGCGTACTGTCCAACCGCTCCATCGCCTACGGCATCGCCCGTGCCTGCCACCAGCAAGGCGCTGAACTCGCGTTCAGCTATGTGGGCGAGCGCTTCAAAGACCGCATCACCGACTTTGCCGCCGAGTTTGACTCGAAGCTGATTTTTGACTGCGACGTGGCCAGCGACGAGCAGATCGAACGCATGTTCACAGACCTCGCCCAGGCATGGCCTAAATTTGACGGTTTTGTGCACAGCATTGGTTTTGCGCCACGCGAAGCGATCGCCGGCAACTTCCTCGAAGGCCTCTCGCGCGAAGGGTTTCGCATTGCACACGACATCAGCGCCTACAGCTTCCCGGCCATGGCCAAGGCAGCGTTGCCTTACCTGAACGACAAGTCGTCGCTGCTGACGCTGTCGTACCTGGGTGCGCTGCGCTCCATCCCCAACTACAACACCATGGGCCTGGCCAAAGCCAGCCTAGAGGCCAGCGTACGCTATCTGGCCGAAGCCGTGGGCCGCACCGAGGATGGCCGTGCCATCCGTGCCAACGGCATCAGCGCCGGACCCATCAAGACGCTGGCAGCCAGCGGTATCAAGGACTTTGGCAAGCTGCTGGGCCGCGTGGCCGATGCCGCGCCCCTGCGCCGCAACGTGACGATTGAAGATGTGGGAAATGTGGCGGCATTCCTGTTGTCCGACCTGGCCAGCGGCATGACGGCCGAAATCACCTATGTGGACGGCGGCTTCAGCCAGACGGCGGGCCTTTCCGCCGACCAGGTCTGA